Genomic segment of Umezawaea sp. Da 62-37:
GTGCGCATCTTCGGGTTGACTACGGCCATGCTGAACCGCCCCGGACGTGATCGAGGCAACGAGCCCCCGAAGCCCGCGGTCTCCCGCCAGCCACCGCCACCGCAGCAGCAGCCGTCCAACCACGGCCCGCAGAAGCCCCCGCCGTACCAGCCCGCGCAGATCCCGCCGTACCGGCCGCCCGGCGCGCCGCCGCCCTACCAGCCGCACCAGTCCCCGCAGCAGTCCCCGCAGTCGCAGCCGCAGCCCGTGCAGAAGCCGCAGCAGCCCCGGCAGTACCCGCCGACGCGGATCGCCGAAGTGCCGCAGGGTCCCGCGCCGACGAGGGTCGAGCCGCCGAAGGGACCCGGGCAGCCGCAGGGCCCCGCGCCGACGAGGGTGGAATCGCCGCAAGGGCCGCCGCCCACGCGTGTCGAGCACCAGCAGGGGCCGCCGTCCGGTGGGCAGCCGCTGTCGAAGCTCGCCGATACGCCCGGTCCGTTGCCGTTCGGGCCCGGTGCGGCGTCCGCGACGCCGAACCCGACTGCCCACACCGGTGAGGACAAGGTGTGGAACCCGGCGAGCGGTCGGTTCCGCCGTGTCCGCCAGCTGGGGCGTGGGGGCTTCGGCACGGTGTGGCTGGCCGTCGACACCCAGCTCGATCGCACGGTGGCGGTGAAGCTGGCGCACGCGCCGGATGCCGATACCGAGCAGCGGATGCTGCGCGAGGCGCGTGCGTTGGCCGCTGTGCGCCATCCGAACTGCGTGCGGGTCTTCGACATCATCCAGGACCCGGACGGCCTGGCCATCGTCATGGAGTACATCGACGGTGACCCGTTGTCGGACGTGGTCCTGAACAGCGGGTTGCTGGCGGATGCGTTGGCGGCGCGGTTGTGGGTGAACATGGCGGACGCGTTGGCGGCCGCGCACGACCGCGGGGTGCTGCACCGTGATGTGAAGCCGTCGAACGTGATCGTGGATACGAGCGGGACGGCGCACCTGATCGACTTCGGTATCGCGAGGTCGAAGGGGGACAGCACGCTGACCGCCGCGGGGATGATGGTGGGGACGCCGGACTTCCTCGCTCCGGAGACGGCTCGTGGGGATGCTGCCAGTCCTGCGTCGGATGCTTGGCAGTTGGCTGCGACGGTGAGTTACGCGCTTACCGGGCATCCGCCTCGGGGGACTCGGGACAGCCCTATTTCGTCGCTGATGGCGGCGGCGCAGGGGGAGCCGAACGTGAAGCTGCCTACTCGGAGTGTGCATCACCGGTTGTTGTTGTCGGCGTTGGACGCGGATCCGGCTCGGAGGCCGTCTTTGGCGGCGATCCGGGGGGAGTTGAGCGGGTGGTTGTCGAATGCGGGGGTCAGCAAGGAGGGGCCGGTTACCCGGATGATCTCGAAGCCGGATCCGCCTACTCGGCCGGTTCGGTGAGGGGTTTGTTCCGGCTGGTGGGTTGAGGGCTGGCTTCGGCTTTCGTCGTGGGTGAGGTGGTTTTACCCGGTTGCCGTCGTGGGTGAGGTGGCTTTACCCCGGTCGCCGAGTGTTCCAGGCTTGGCGAACCTTGTCAAGGCGGGAAAGATGCCTTGACAAGCTCCGTCAAGCCTGGATATGGCTTCGGATCGGGGTGCAGGGGTAGGTCTGGCTGCGCCAGCATCGGGCTCCGCCCGACAGGGCATCCTCGCTCCGCGTCGGACAGGGCATCCTGGGCTGCGCCGTCGGACAGGGCATCCTCGCTCCGCGTCGGACAGGGCATCCTTGCTCCGCGTCGGACAAGGCATCGGCTTTGCCGACTAGGCATCAGGCTGCGCCTGACAAGGCATCCGAGCTGCGCCGGACCCAAGCACCCGACGCTCCGCGACGGGCAGGGCATCGGGCTGTGCCCGACAAGGCATCCCTCCTTTGGTGGGCAGGTGCGGTAACGAACTTCTGATCGTTCTCGACCAAAGCGGTGATTCCCGGAACCGCTAGTGGTGAACGAGGTGGACGGTGTCGTCTGAGGAGAGTTGGCATGCCGCTCGGCTGATTCCCACCTCGGGCATCAAC
This window contains:
- a CDS encoding protein kinase domain-containing protein, with protein sequence MGLAESLLVWLHGWALPLCPGDWAWSVTALGAAAGLLPTVAALLAITVRRVVGNSYGPVAGAIFAALGVSSTLVLPWLLFSGADEVLRRRTIAGTESLDDSPCGVFTQYDYLVGARSIGTVISDPGGTDVVFLVAAGVTAVLALLCLLFVMMQAGSAFRLGPNWPRRVFWPPFLVLLVATSLLPVTLVGHLLLGFFPIALIGSFVVRIFGLTTAMLNRPGRDRGNEPPKPAVSRQPPPPQQQPSNHGPQKPPPYQPAQIPPYRPPGAPPPYQPHQSPQQSPQSQPQPVQKPQQPRQYPPTRIAEVPQGPAPTRVEPPKGPGQPQGPAPTRVESPQGPPPTRVEHQQGPPSGGQPLSKLADTPGPLPFGPGAASATPNPTAHTGEDKVWNPASGRFRRVRQLGRGGFGTVWLAVDTQLDRTVAVKLAHAPDADTEQRMLREARALAAVRHPNCVRVFDIIQDPDGLAIVMEYIDGDPLSDVVLNSGLLADALAARLWVNMADALAAAHDRGVLHRDVKPSNVIVDTSGTAHLIDFGIARSKGDSTLTAAGMMVGTPDFLAPETARGDAASPASDAWQLAATVSYALTGHPPRGTRDSPISSLMAAAQGEPNVKLPTRSVHHRLLLSALDADPARRPSLAAIRGELSGWLSNAGVSKEGPVTRMISKPDPPTRPVR